The following are encoded in a window of Longimicrobium sp. genomic DNA:
- a CDS encoding SusC/RagA family TonB-linked outer membrane protein, whose product MSKLRALGASLLLALAALPSSAHAQGRGEVAGQVTASETGEPLSGVQVRVQGTTQQVVTDAGGRYRMGQLSAGSHTLAVSLVGRSASSRSITIVAGQTTTANFQLSPSAVLLEGVVVNAVTGQQERRREAGTNTSNINVGDLNMGPITKVADVLTGRTTGVTLQGAAGTTGTSQRIRIRGANSLSLSNEPLVYIDGVLANTAPPPGAAFTAGIAVGGQQPTRLNDLNPDDIENIEVLKGPAASALYGTAAANGVLLITTRRGRAGQTVWRGYVESGSIEDVNEYPLNYATVQGTTDPNATIYNPSTGTFATGITLCSNEASTRAVGAAGKCTQGATFSFDQFRDRRTTPFSTGLRRKAGLNVSGGTANLTYYLSGDREGERGVIDYNTLSRTNLRANLNAQLRGNLTAQVNAGYIRTDLQSPSGDNNVFSPLINGLTGPGQYIPGMESPTIGRAFASGATQCTTPTCGGKRLGAQFNYNNADMRYVLANQSVDRFLLGANTNFRPTSWLALNANTGLDFFSRFDQQTIDPNNLPLANSYIIGYRDGRRSNNYQYTLNGTAVGTFEVSNALTTTTTAGLSYQQQRFGEVTCYGEGILVGTDSCGSSTAQFAVNENDYDNKIFGIFGRQELALNDRLFVAASLRGDRNSGLVEDFVIYPSASASWVISEEPFFPQTTFLSNLRLRTAVGRSGLRPSFGDAESFSRAVPVELAATTQIAAVPFSTGNPTLKPEITTEYEAGVDVGLFNDRLAADFTAYTKRSQDALVQRPLAPSQGLAGGQVFQNLGSIRNSGTELGINALLLDRTNTRLNVRLALTTLHNEIEELGAGIAPIVFGRGPQNHREGFPTGAFFATPYTFADANNDGLISRGEVKVDSSRFLVVPTQNALRKAQGLTSDTLNFTYAGPSLPTNTQSFSADLTLFGTVSITTLFERRAGHKQLNFTEYFRCRSQTQSQCNATGNPKADLADQARYVASTAPAAQGLGATAFGYIEDGEFIKWRELSLRVGVPDRLGQNLPALRGASVTFSGRNLKTWTDYTGLDPEINETGGGSNFNQGEFNTQPPVRYFTVRLDLSF is encoded by the coding sequence ATGTCGAAGCTTCGTGCGCTCGGTGCGTCGTTGCTGCTCGCCCTGGCTGCCCTCCCCTCCTCTGCGCATGCGCAGGGTCGGGGCGAGGTAGCGGGGCAGGTGACGGCGTCCGAAACCGGAGAGCCGCTCAGCGGCGTCCAGGTTCGGGTTCAAGGAACGACTCAGCAGGTAGTGACCGACGCGGGAGGCCGCTATCGGATGGGCCAGCTGTCGGCGGGCTCGCACACCCTGGCGGTGAGCCTGGTGGGCCGCAGCGCCTCCTCGCGGTCGATCACGATCGTCGCCGGGCAGACCACCACCGCCAACTTCCAGCTGTCGCCGTCGGCGGTTCTGCTGGAAGGCGTCGTGGTAAACGCCGTCACGGGCCAGCAGGAGCGCCGCCGTGAGGCGGGAACCAACACGTCGAACATCAACGTGGGCGACCTGAACATGGGTCCCATCACGAAGGTGGCCGACGTGCTCACCGGCCGCACCACGGGCGTGACGCTGCAGGGAGCGGCCGGCACCACCGGCACCTCGCAGCGCATCCGCATCCGCGGCGCCAACTCGCTGTCGCTGAGCAACGAGCCGCTGGTGTACATCGACGGGGTGCTCGCCAACACCGCCCCTCCGCCAGGAGCGGCATTCACGGCCGGCATCGCGGTCGGCGGCCAGCAGCCCACGCGCCTGAACGACCTGAACCCCGACGACATCGAGAACATCGAGGTCCTGAAGGGCCCCGCCGCCTCGGCGCTGTACGGCACCGCGGCGGCCAACGGCGTGCTGCTGATCACCACCCGCCGCGGCCGCGCCGGCCAGACGGTGTGGCGCGGGTACGTGGAATCGGGATCGATCGAGGACGTGAACGAGTATCCCCTGAACTACGCCACGGTGCAGGGCACGACCGACCCGAACGCCACCATCTACAACCCCTCCACGGGTACGTTCGCCACCGGGATCACCCTTTGCTCCAACGAGGCCTCCACCCGCGCGGTGGGAGCGGCCGGCAAGTGCACGCAGGGGGCCACGTTCAGCTTCGACCAGTTCCGTGACCGCCGCACCACGCCGTTCTCCACGGGCCTGCGCCGCAAGGCCGGCCTGAACGTTTCCGGCGGCACGGCGAACCTCACGTACTACCTGTCGGGCGACCGCGAGGGCGAGCGCGGGGTGATCGACTACAACACCCTCAGCCGCACCAATCTTCGCGCCAACCTCAACGCGCAGCTGCGGGGCAACCTGACCGCCCAGGTCAACGCGGGCTACATCCGCACCGACCTTCAGTCGCCCTCGGGAGACAACAACGTCTTCAGCCCCCTGATCAACGGCCTGACCGGGCCGGGGCAGTACATCCCGGGGATGGAGAGCCCCACGATCGGCCGCGCGTTCGCCTCCGGCGCCACGCAGTGCACGACGCCCACGTGCGGCGGCAAGCGGCTGGGCGCGCAGTTCAACTACAACAACGCCGACATGCGCTACGTGTTGGCGAACCAGTCGGTGGACCGCTTCCTCCTGGGCGCCAACACCAACTTCCGCCCGACGTCGTGGCTGGCGCTGAACGCCAATACGGGCCTCGACTTCTTCTCGCGGTTCGACCAGCAGACGATCGATCCGAACAACCTGCCGCTGGCCAACAGCTACATCATCGGGTACCGCGACGGGCGGCGGTCGAACAACTACCAGTACACCCTGAACGGAACCGCCGTCGGTACCTTCGAGGTGTCGAACGCGCTCACCACCACCACCACGGCCGGCCTCAGCTACCAGCAGCAGCGTTTCGGCGAAGTGACCTGCTACGGTGAAGGCATCCTGGTGGGTACCGATTCGTGCGGAAGCAGCACGGCGCAGTTCGCGGTGAACGAGAACGATTACGACAACAAGATCTTCGGCATCTTCGGCCGGCAGGAGCTTGCGCTGAACGACCGCCTGTTCGTGGCCGCCAGCCTTCGCGGCGACCGCAACTCGGGGCTGGTGGAGGACTTCGTGATCTACCCCTCGGCCAGCGCGTCGTGGGTGATCAGCGAGGAGCCCTTCTTCCCGCAGACCACGTTCCTGAGCAACCTGCGCCTGCGCACCGCCGTCGGCCGCAGCGGCCTTCGCCCGTCGTTCGGCGACGCCGAGAGCTTTTCGCGCGCGGTGCCGGTGGAGCTTGCGGCCACCACGCAGATCGCGGCGGTGCCGTTCTCCACGGGCAACCCGACCCTGAAGCCGGAAATCACGACGGAGTACGAGGCCGGCGTTGACGTGGGCCTGTTCAACGACCGTCTGGCCGCCGACTTCACCGCCTACACCAAGCGCTCGCAGGACGCGCTGGTGCAGCGGCCCCTTGCCCCGTCGCAGGGCCTCGCGGGCGGCCAGGTGTTCCAGAACCTGGGCAGCATCCGCAACTCGGGAACCGAGCTGGGAATCAACGCGCTGCTCCTGGACCGCACGAACACCCGGCTGAACGTGCGCCTGGCGCTCACCACGCTGCATAACGAAATCGAGGAGCTGGGCGCGGGCATCGCTCCCATCGTCTTTGGGCGCGGCCCGCAGAACCACCGCGAAGGGTTCCCCACGGGTGCCTTCTTCGCGACGCCCTACACCTTCGCCGACGCGAACAACGACGGCCTGATCAGCCGCGGCGAGGTGAAGGTCGATTCGTCGCGCTTCCTGGTGGTGCCCACGCAGAACGCCCTCCGCAAGGCGCAGGGCCTGACCAGCGACACGCTCAACTTCACGTACGCGGGGCCGTCGCTCCCCACCAACACCCAGTCGTTCTCGGCCGACCTCACGCTGTTCGGCACCGTGTCCATCACCACGCTCTTCGAGCGCCGGGCCGGGCACAAGCAGCTGAACTTCACGGAGTACTTCCGCTGCCGCAGCCAGACGCAGTCGCAGTGCAACGCCACCGGCAACCCGAAGGCGGACCTCGCGGACCAGGCGCGCTACGTGGCGAGCACGGCCCCGGCGGCCCAGGGCCTGGGCGCCACGGCGTTCGGCTACATCGAGGACGGCGAATTCATCAAGTGGCGCGAGCTTTCGCTGCGCGTGGGCGTGCCCGACCGCCTGGGCCAGAACCTGCCCGCGCTGCGCGGCGCCAGCGTGACGTTCTCGGGCCGCAACCTCAAGACGTGGACCGACTACACCGGGCTGGATCCGGAAATCAACGAGACGGGCGGCGGATCGAACTTCAACCAAGGTGAGTTCAATACGCAGCCGCCGGTCCGCTACTTCACGGTCCGCCTGGACCTCTCCTTCTGA
- a CDS encoding glycerol-3-phosphate dehydrogenase/oxidase produces MPDEGFAPFSAAARHEHLRSLPGETWDLLVIGAGITGAAAARDAAGRGLRVALVDAGDVGRGTSSASSRLIHGGIRYLETFEFRLVFEASAERRRLLGLASHLVHPLPFLFPVYRGGPVGYRKLQAGMWLYDGLSLFRNIARHTMLPRARLREEEPGLRTDGLVGAARYFDASVDDARLTLANARGAHEAGAAVVPHAAVVGFLREGGSVVGARVRDCLRPGAEPMEVRARVVINATGPWCDSVRKLADPGAAPRLRPTKGVHVVVPRERIGNRNAVTFRSPVDGRVMFVLPWGEFSYVGTTDTDFTGSPAEVRADAEDVKYLLDSANGIFPGAKLTESDVVSTWAGVRPLLAPHRGAGDGLTASATSREHEIWRDPGGLLNIGGGKLTTYRVMARQLVDRAVRELKPQGVQAGMSPTAHLPLPGDPREPWEAFRERLVGEAVAAGLGADTGEHLARAYGEDADAILGAARGDASLSARLMEGHPYIWAEVVHAVRAEMAMSVDDVLVRRLHLFYEAMDGGLAVAERVARLMAAQEGIGWSAAQTAAQVDAYRKSVEATRGFGG; encoded by the coding sequence ATGCCGGACGAGGGGTTCGCCCCGTTCTCGGCCGCCGCGCGCCACGAGCACCTGCGGTCGCTGCCGGGCGAAACCTGGGACCTGCTGGTGATCGGCGCCGGCATCACCGGCGCGGCGGCGGCGCGCGACGCGGCGGGGCGCGGGCTGCGGGTAGCCCTCGTGGACGCCGGCGACGTGGGCCGCGGCACCAGCAGCGCCTCGTCGCGGCTGATCCACGGCGGCATCCGCTACCTGGAAACCTTCGAGTTCCGCCTGGTCTTCGAGGCCAGCGCCGAGCGGCGCCGCCTGCTGGGGCTGGCTTCGCACCTGGTGCACCCCCTGCCCTTCCTCTTTCCCGTCTACCGCGGCGGGCCCGTGGGCTACCGCAAGCTGCAGGCGGGGATGTGGCTGTACGACGGCCTTTCCCTGTTCCGCAACATCGCGCGCCACACGATGCTTCCGCGCGCGCGCCTGCGCGAGGAAGAGCCGGGGCTGCGCACGGACGGGCTGGTGGGCGCGGCGCGGTACTTCGACGCGTCGGTGGACGACGCCCGGCTGACGCTGGCCAACGCCCGGGGCGCGCACGAGGCGGGGGCGGCCGTGGTTCCGCACGCGGCGGTCGTCGGCTTTCTGCGCGAGGGCGGCTCCGTGGTGGGGGCGCGCGTGCGCGACTGCCTGCGCCCCGGCGCGGAGCCGATGGAGGTACGCGCGCGGGTGGTGATCAACGCCACCGGGCCGTGGTGCGACTCCGTGCGCAAGCTGGCGGATCCCGGCGCCGCGCCGCGGCTGCGGCCCACCAAGGGCGTGCACGTCGTGGTCCCCCGCGAACGCATCGGCAACCGCAACGCCGTCACCTTCCGCTCGCCCGTGGACGGCCGCGTGATGTTCGTGCTTCCCTGGGGCGAGTTCAGCTACGTGGGCACCACCGACACCGACTTCACCGGCTCGCCCGCCGAGGTGCGGGCGGACGCGGAAGACGTGAAGTACCTGCTGGACTCGGCCAACGGCATCTTCCCCGGCGCGAAGCTCACCGAGTCCGACGTCGTCAGCACGTGGGCGGGGGTGCGTCCCCTCCTCGCCCCGCACAGGGGCGCGGGCGACGGGCTGACGGCCAGCGCCACCTCGCGCGAGCACGAGATCTGGCGCGACCCCGGCGGGCTGCTGAACATCGGCGGGGGGAAGCTGACCACGTATCGCGTGATGGCCCGCCAGCTGGTGGACCGGGCCGTGCGCGAACTGAAGCCCCAGGGAGTGCAGGCGGGGATGTCGCCTACGGCGCACCTTCCCCTCCCCGGCGACCCGCGCGAGCCGTGGGAGGCCTTCCGCGAGCGCCTGGTCGGCGAGGCGGTGGCGGCCGGGCTGGGCGCGGACACCGGCGAGCACCTGGCGCGCGCCTACGGCGAGGACGCCGACGCCATCCTCGGGGCCGCCCGCGGCGACGCGTCGCTTTCCGCGCGGCTCATGGAGGGACACCCCTACATCTGGGCCGAGGTGGTGCACGCCGTGCGCGCCGAGATGGCGATGAGCGTCGACGACGTCCTCGTCCGCCGCCTTCACCTGTTCTACGAGGCGATGGACGGCGGGCTCGCGGTGGCGGAACGGGTGGCGCGGCTGATGGCGGCGCAGGAAGGCATCGGCTGGTCCGCGGCGCAGACCGCGGCGCAGGTGGATGCGTATCGAAAGTCGGTCGAGGCGACGCGCGGGTTCGGCGGCTGA